From Trichoderma atroviride chromosome 1, complete sequence, one genomic window encodes:
- a CDS encoding uncharacterized protein (EggNog:ENOG41), which yields MSSQPFEDDIMSFPDSSDFDYTAYLQPDAGFVDGVQGYSTLSESSGGMHTPPYASSRGLPGSSNINNGSLELSLRRTPMQQRQRLERRGHTKSRRGCYNCKRRRIKCQETHPACGNCAKTGLNCEYPVSPQIIHQPHNQIPLFSLQDMRCFQHFLTQCYPHHPLKQEEIWTHEIPSIAHNHEFLMHAILGYAASELMVTDSSLAPVAMNHRIKAIKAIKKRLTDASKMETTYEEANALVATCFALTFQSVSLEDGLAEYMTFIRGIVIVGMQMMFKSIKPLFSNLFESNQDEVMAPYMEGLPLIEKGWAEAAIESITNLGPLCTRQVEIEYHEQLMNVSSQLLTNSFEAYKANSRQYGWWMLLPHDSFQELINANNQVVILLHTHWIALSQIMAFINEQEYEVREKHPARQENSRIDPGFIRWLKYLNARVDYAHQMFNQWPTWVDEKLDNDITFFGKRR from the exons ATGAGCTCCCAGCCCTTTGAGGACGACATCATGTCGTTCCCTGATTCGTCCGACTTCGATTATACCGCCTATCTGCAGCCCGACGCGGGGTTCGTCGACGGCGTGCAGGGCTATTCGACGCTGTCGGAATCGTCAGGAGGAATGCACACGCCTCCGTATGCCAGCTCCAGGGGCCTGCCCGGTAGTAGCAATATCAACAATGGCAGCCTCGAGCTGAGCCTTCGGCGGACGCCGATGCAGCAAAGACAGCGGCTGGAGAGGCGAGGCCATACCAAGAGCCGTAGAGGATGCTACAACTGCAAGAGGCGGCGCATCAAG TGTCAGGAAACACACCCGGCATGTGGCAACTGCGCCAAAACGGGACTGAACTGCGAATATCCTGTTTCACCGCAAATTATACACCAG CCGCACAATCAGATACCATTATTTAGCTTGCAGGATATGCGATGCTTCCAGCACTTTCTGACCCAGTGCTACCCTCACCATCCATTGAAGCAAGAGGAGATTTGGACGCACGAGATTCCGAGCATAGCTCACAAT CACGAATTTCTTATGCATGCGATCCTTGGCTATGCCGCCTCGGAGTTGATGGTCACAGATAGCAGCCTTGCACCGGTGGCCATGAATCACCGCATCAAagcgatcaaggccatcaagaaACGCTTAACAGACGCGTCCAAGATGGAGACGACCTACGAGGAAGCCAACGCTCTGGTGGCTACCTGCTTCGCACTGACTTTCCAATCCGTCAGTCTCGAGGACGGATTGGCCGAGTACATGACTTTTATTCGTGGGATTGTCATTGTGGGGATGCAAATGATGTTTAAGAGCATCAAGCCTCTGTTCAGTAACCTGTTTGAGTCGAACCAAGACGAAGTCATGGCGCCATACATGGAAGGACTGCCTCTAATTGAAAAGGGGTGGGCTGAGGCCGCCATCGAGTCGATTACCAATTTGGGGCCGCTTTGCACGCGGCAAGTTGAGATTGAATATCACGAGCAGCTCATGAACGTTTCCTCTCAATTACTGACCAATTCCTTCGAAG CGTACAAGGCCAACTCGAGGCAATACGGATGGTGGATGCTGCTACCTCATGATTCATTCCAAGAACTCATCAACGCCAATAACCAGGTTGTCATTTTGCTGCACACACACTGGATAGCCCTGTCGCAAATCATGGCCTTTATCAACGAGCAGGAATACGAAGTGCGAGAGAAGCATCCTGCTCGGCAGGAAAATAGCCGCATTGACCCAGGATTCATCCGCTGGCTGAAGTATCTCAACGCGCGTGTGGATTATGCGCATCAGATGTTCAACCAGTGGCCGACGTGGGTGGACGAAAAGCTGGATAACGACATTACTTTTTTTGGGAAGCGTCGGTAG
- a CDS encoding uncharacterized protein (EggNog:ENOG41), whose amino-acid sequence MSATQTRVLLHSRKLSQTSTSTSSLPPAYEPGDYIELDNLSTTSSHSSSSPPQYDDYHLSAQGSSSSSSRPTFHCTKALQIEARGHPLLAFPHSPRRTPIPIYNVDLSTGIATDIAYQSLRPVRGSGNSNLIRAGDSENDPICRTTYRFGPGKPPKLELCGLMAYEEEFEVVNKGFTTRAQVFRTHLGTFQWRYAGREERKAAGADNLMVLDRIVKVALEGGKQEEKRIPVARLVRNAEVRSKETKITTAGNGGRLMMNLREWEGTKGDAEQMEVLVVASCLVMLKKEVDRRRMHQAIAMTSPCYFA is encoded by the coding sequence ATGTCGGCCACTCAAACAAGAGTGCTTCTGCACAGTCGAAAGCTCTCTCagacatcaacatcaacatcatcccTTCCTCCAGCGTATGAACCCGGCGACTACATCGAGCTCGACAATCTTTCCACCACATCTTCACACTCCAGCTCCTCCCCCCCACAATACGACGACTACCATCTCAGCGCCCAGggctcatcttcatcttcatcccgaCCAACCTTTCACTGCACCAAAGCCCTTCAGATCGAAGCCCGAGGCCATCCCCTCTTGGCCTTCCCCCATTCGCCTCGACGGACTCCCATCCCCATATACAACGTAGATCTCTCCACGGGCATCGCCACAGACATAGCCTACCAGTCTCTCCGTCCGGTTCGCGGCTCCGGAAACAGCAATCTCATCCGTGCCGGCGACTCTGAAAACGACCCCATCTGCCGAACTACATACCGCTTTGGCCCGGGCAAGCCCCCAAAATTGGAACTATGTGGACTCATGGCCTATGAGGAGGAGTTTGAAGTCGTCAACAAGGGCTTCACTACGCGAGCGCAAGTATTCCGCACGCACCTCGGTACGTTCCAATGGCGTTATGCGGGGcgggaggagagaaaagcgGCTGGGGCGGATAACTTGATGGTTCTCGATCGAATAGTCAAAGTGGCGCTTGAAGGCGGGAagcaggaggagaagaggatacCAGTGGCAAGACTGGTGAGAAATGCAGAGGTCAGGTCCAAGGAGACGAAAATTACGACGGCGGGGAATGGAGGCAGATTGATGATGAATTTGAGGGAGTGGGAGGGAACCAAAGGGGATGCGGAGCAGATGGAGGTGTTGGTGGTGGCTAGCTGcttggtgatgctgaagaaggaggTTGATAGGAGGAGGATGCATCAGGCTATTGCCATGACATCGCCTTGTTATTTTGCTTAA
- a CDS encoding uncharacterized protein (EggNog:ENOG41~TransMembrane:12 (i184-203o215-238i250-269o281-302i309-329o335-358i391-410o416-438i459-483o512-529i549-565o571-590i)), translating to MSSTLQGRRRRPQEMLLPDGKKIIVTLPEDLEDVRRKYPRGGDIQVEVVVHGSVEHSQYLRQSRDHHEERRQLLREQHGPAFEEWEDVQSQLSSVTAELERLENQASGLYGNFSKFGYDAAIRTYSDEDPPTASSHASISEKVGEQRNQDGDRHGETTKLFKRPVIRQWFHQGLMWRASEQTEVMAIELFLDLVYVGIIHSNGEHMAEEATGYELLRFVITFVMAWKIWTDITLTLSWFETDDVVTRLEILFCISCLIGFTTNTTHIFVDDPAHNTYVQLVSFYLAAQIFTAVFYGIAAYLLPMIKGVMISQIVSIIVPTALWIASIHVDMPSRLGFIMPALFLDMYGHIAFFTLLRFKQNHAPEGKWKEWFDRMFEFYPAISIEHRVERMNAFVSLVFGYSVVAILFQNQGGYDINAFLGKAILGLMQAFTFNWIYFDIDGRNINLHAIRRSPISAGLWGFSHLPFVMGYIVATSALSRLVLATDVPGTDLNQLAEPYRDSAEDHFNSGVRFFYCHGLAIALLCMAAISFSHEHKKQPTLRLNKNLRLANRIAVCIIMFFLPLATSLQSLSLISITLSLTVWVLIVELWGKSCTDDPFIGEKDGCCITYCARCKKGDVEETIASDEKPLRGELLELDRAEKTAM from the exons ATGTCATCTACGCTGcaaggaagacgacgacggcctCAGGAAATGCTGCTCCCTGACGGCAAGAAGATAATCGTGACGCTGCCAGAGGATCTCGAGGATGTTCGCCGAAAATATCCCCGGGGCGGCGACATACAAGTCGAAGTGGTTGTTCACGGCTCTGTAGAGCACAGCCAATATCTCCGTCAGTCGCGAGATCATCATGAAGAGCGTCGACAATTGCTACGAGAACAACATGGGCCAGCTTTTGAAGAATGGGAAGATGTCCAATCGCAACTTTCCTCAGTGACTGCAGAGCTAGAGCGTCTGGAGAATCAAGCATCGGGACTCTATGGTAATTTCAGTAAATTTGGTTACGATGCTGCTATACGAACATACAGTGACGAGGATCCTCCTACCGCTTCTTCGCACGCGTCCATCTCAGAGAAAGTCGGCGAGCAGCGAAACCAAGACGGCGACCGTCATGGGGAGACAACCAAGCTATTTAAACGGCCTGTGATTAGGCAATGGTTTCATCAGGGTTTGATGTGGAGGGCATCTGAGCAGACGGAAGTTATGGCCATCGAGCTCTTCCTCGATCTTGTGTACG TGGGCATCATCCATTCCAATGGCGAGCACATGGCGGAAGAAGCGACGGGATACGAACTACTACGCTTCGTGATTACATTCGTCATGGCATGGAAGATATGGACGGACATTACTCTCACGCTGAGCTGGTTTGAGACGGACGACGTTGTCACTAGACTGGAGATTTTGTTTTGCATCTCGTGCCTGATTGG CTTTACTACCAACACGACCCATATCTTTGTTGATGATCCAGCACACAATACCTACGTACAGCTCGTGTCGTTTTATCTCGCTGCGCAGATCTTTACAGCGGTATTTTATGGTATCGCGGCTTACCTCCTTCCCATGATTAAAGGTGTCATGATTTCTCAGATAGTCTCCATTATTGTCCCTACCGCTCTGTGGATTGCCAGCATTCATGTCGACATGCCCAGCCGCTTAGGGTTCATCATGCCAGCCCTGTTTCTGGACATGTATGGACATATAGCATTCTTTACATTATTACGGTTCAAACAAAATCATGCCCCAGAGGGCAAATGGAAAGAATGGTTCGACCGCATGTTTGAGTTTTATCCTGCCATCAGCATCGAGCACAGGGTCGAAAGGATGAATGCTTTTGTCTCTCTGGTTTTTGGATATTCCGTGGTCGCCATTCTTTTCCAAAATCAGGGTGGCTACGATATCAATGCATTTCTGGGAAAGGCTATTCTAGGCTTAATGCAAGCATTTACTTTCAACTGGATTTACTTTGACATCGACGGCCGCAACATCAATCTACATGCAATCCGACGCTCTCCAATCTCTG CTGGGCTTTGGGGGTTCTCTCATCTACCTTTTGTGATGGGCTACATTGTCGCCACATCGGCTCTATCGAGGCTGGTTCTTGCTACTGATGTACCAGGGACCGACTTAAATCAACTTGCTGAACCTTACAGGGACAGCGCCGAGGATCATTTCAACTCCGGCGTCCGCTTCTTCTACTGCCATGGTCTCGCCATTGCCCTTCTTTGCATGGCAGCGATATCCTTCTCACACGAACACAAGAAGCAACCCACGCTTCGGCTGAATAAAAATCTCAGGCTCGCAAATCGCATAGCAGTTTGCATCATCATGTTCTTTTTGCCGCTGGCGACTTCACTCCAGTCCCTCAGCCTCATTTCCATCACACTAAGCCTGACAGTATGGGTCTTGATTGTCGAACTGTGGGGGAAATCGTGCACAGATGACCCCTTCATTGGCGAAAAAGACGGCTGCTGTATAACGTATTGCGCGAGATGCAAAAAGGGTGATGTTGAGGAGACGATTGCTTCTGATGAAAAGCCTCTACGAGGGGAGCTGTTGGAGTTGGACAGAGCAGAGAAGACGGCAATGTGA
- a CDS encoding uncharacterized protein (BUSCO:EOG092D0HY6) — protein MADFGVGVPDEIARLSLGQGPAPPEALPPNIKSDGITAVDITAKFSQAVKTLEPGAIVKDGFFTLFDSVAALEIMDPKMDSGCSRPGAEVEETYDVSRSLLPEEVMGIMDQLLCHEMSWHLGYPLSQTLFTSFYVEALSMPEPRSIEEATFVRNGNHDPNEQLMLQVLRAYCLGMLKSCGYVNERIKSEHYYEEEDFVTTTYNRTLLASLPTSAIRDVLIEAIAALRAQRDSLPDNLVEALLTRLELRRIFLDAVECPKHMKEPDLAKKPWREGLELLPNLNKTHTLAVPVIDAFSATLQRRLASTMPPRPIVQLEFDVAFGHLKDLFADGLELIDVLNYTDSQSLLTFVTCFQAKKPQPIVYVRTLLQTFLFDAMEVLGSMSIRQLLDDDFSILTMPAHQYLDRANDEIEVVHDPRYAMAQQMELFRTRAAQPFLDILRTACQNRCRVRRTLCHLLRDWENLQMDAEEIDQILQVKVEERPTMYRSPMNGSGVESYSLPLSSWTYLYKLRQMEQIIQLGFELEIYQTDELAGMYWYLNYISKSRLHHTERIKSFVIKRVEEIHGRPGYSNPTLDSQLQRSLMYARLSLLDAAVTWELSDSLSCLYTVLNRLKLVKAPPRPYSTDELRYEIRMRPFAPIGLPVLPTFEEFAAGTLQPDTEIDELFEYAERAVEGAKRGFEALSKMTAEESFSVGSHARWSASVKNGLKSCIATKLAISAVQKAIEASPGLNDLKIKVEIPTPQKAYHEWWIVPKVLPVA, from the exons ATGGCGGACTTTGGAGTTGGGGTACCAGATG AAATCGCGAGATTATCGCTGGGCCAGGGCCCTGCTCCTCCAGAGGCGCTGCCACCCAATATCAAAAGCGATGGCATCACCGCCGTGGACATAACGGCAAAGTTTTCACAGGCTGTCAAGA CTCTTGAGCCCGGAGCAATCGTCAAGGATGGATTCTTTACGCTGTTTGATTCAGTCGCGGCTTTGGAG ATTATGGATCCGAAGATGGACAGTGGGTGCAGCCGCCCGGGGGCTGAAGTTGAGGAGACCTACGACGTTTCTAGATCACTGCTGCCAGAAGAGGTGATGGGTATCATGGATCAGCTTTTATGCCATGAG ATGTCATGGCATCTAGGCTATCCTCTATCTCAAACACTATTTACCAGCTTCTACGTAGAGGCCCTATCTATGCCGGAGCCTCGAAGTATTGAAGAAGCTACTTTCGTTCGCAACGGTAACCATGATCCAAATGAACAGCTCATGCTGCAGGTCCTCCGAGCATATTGTCTAGGTATGCTGAAAAGTTGCGGCTATGTGAACGAAAGGATCAAATCAGAGCACTATTATGAG GAAGAAGATTTTGTCACTACCACATATAATCGCACCCTCTTAGCAAGTCTACCAACAAGTGCGATACGTGACGTCTTGATAGAGGCCATTGCAGCCCTCAGGGCGCAACGGGACTCTTTACCCGACAATCTTGTTGAGGCTCTGCTGACCCGACTGGAGCTGAGGCGCATATTCCTGGACGCCGTGGAATGCCCCAAGCATATGAAAGAGCCCGACTTGGCGAAAAAGCCATGGAGAGAAGGGCTTGAATTGTTACCAAATCTCAACAAGACGCACACTCTGGCCGTGCCAGTTATCGACGCTTTCAGTGCTACGCTCCAACGGAGATTGGCCAGCACCATGCCTCCGCGACCCATTGTTCAGCTAGAATTTGACGTTGCTTTTGGTCACCTAAAGGACTTGTTTGCAGATGGCCTCGAGCTAATCGACGTTTTGAACTATACAGATTCTCAGAGCTTGCTT ACATTTGTAACCTGTTTTCAAGCGAAGAAGCCACAGCCCATTGTTTATGTGCGAACATTACTGCAGACGTTTCTCTTCGATGCCATGGAGGTCCTAGGAAGCATGAGTATTCGCCAACTTCTTGATGATGACTTTTCTATTCTCACAATGCCGGCGCACCAATACCTAGACAGAGCAAATGACGAGATTGAAGTCGTTCACGACCCACGATATGCCATGGCGCAGCAGATGGAGTTATTCAGGACCAGAGCAGCACAGCCATTCTTAGATATCCTCCGTACAGCGTGCCAGAACCGCTGCCGCGTGAGGAGAActctctgccatctcctGCGCGATTGGGAGAACCTCCAGATGGACGCAGAAGAAATCGACCAGATCCTCCAAGTCAAGGTGGAAGAGCGGCCAACAATGTACAGGTCACCAATGAACGGCAGCGGCGTGGAGTCTTACTCGCTGCCCTTGTCGTCATGGACATACCTGTATAAGCTGCGCCAGATGGAGCAGATTATCCAATTGGGTTTCGAGCTGGAGATTTATCAGACTGATGAGCTCGCCGGCATGTACTGGTACCTCAACTACATCTCCAAATCTCGTCTTCACCACACCGAACGAATCAAATCATTCGTAATTAAGAGAGTTGAAGAGATACACGGACGGCCTGGATATTCAAATCCCACCCTTGACTCACAGCTACAGCGATCCTTAATGTACGCTCGCCTGTCATTACTCGATGCCGCCGTGACCTGGGAGCTATCCGATTCACTGTCATGTCTATACACCGTCTTAAATCGCCTCAAGCTCGTCAAAGCTCCGCCAAGGCCATACAGCACCGACGAACTCCGATACGAGATCCGAATGAGGCCCTTTGCGCCAATTGGTCTTCCCGTCCTACCCACTTTTGAAGAATTCGCAGCGGGTACGTTGCAGCCCGACACCGAAATCGACGAGCTCTTTGAGTATGCGGAGCGCGCAGTGGAAGGTGCCAAACGAGGCTTCGAGGCTCTCAGCAAGATGACGGCTGAGGAGTCTTTCTCAGTGGGCTCTCACGCCCGGTGGTCCGCGTCTGTCAAGAATGGCCTCAAGTCGTGCATTGCCACGAAACTTGCCATTTCGGCGGTGCAAAAGGCGATTGAGGCTTCGCCGGGCCTGAATGATTTGAAGATCAAGGTGGAAATTCCGACCCCACAAAAGGCATATCACGAATGGTGGATTGTTCCAAAGGTGCTGCCTGTAGCATAA
- a CDS encoding uncharacterized protein (TransMembrane:6 (i12-34o67-89i110-134o180-198i219-240o282-300i)): MAAKAPIPQNDNVAHALAGAGGGILSMILTYPLITLSTRAQVESRKAESKFVEAVQKIIAREGVSGLYAGINSALFGISVTNFIYYYWYEWTRAFFEKAATRAGRASKKLTTIESMIAGAIAGSATVIITNPIWVVNTRITTRRQDADDVEAAAGAVAKRSKAPSTIGTLMALLKNEGPQALFAGVIPALVLVINPILQYTLFEQMKNTVEKKRKITPTVAFVLGALGKLFATSVTYPYITVKSQMHVAAHSDKKEGMSQTLRRVVKDEGYSGLYKGIGPKVTQSVLTAAFLFAFKDVLYEQMVRLRMGRKKA, encoded by the exons ATGGCTGCCAAAGCTCCGATTCCTCAAAACGACAATGTCGCCCATGCTCTTGCCGGAGCAGGCGGCGGCATTCTGTCCATGATTTTGAC CTACCCTCTCATCACCCTCTCCACCAGAGCCCAGGTCGAATCCAGAAAAGCCGAGAGCAAATTCGTCGAAGCCGTCCAAAAGATCATTGCGCGCGAGGGCGTCTCGGGCCTCTACGCGGGCATCAACTCTGCGCTGTTCGGCATCAGCGTCACCAACTTCATCTACTACTACTGGTACGAATGGACCCGGGCCTTCTTCGAAAAGGCCGCCACCCGCGCCGGCCGCGCCAGCAAGAAGCTCACGACCATCGAGTCCATGATCGCGGGCGCCATCGCCGGCTCTGCGaccgtcatcatcaccaaccccATCTGGGTCGTCAACACGCGCATCACCACGCGCCGACAGGACGCGGATGATGTCGAGGCCGCGGCTGGCGCCGTTGCCAAGCGCAGCAAGGCTCCCAGCACGATTGGGACGCTCATGGCCCTCTTGAAGAACGAGGGGCCCCAGGCCTTGTTCGCCGGCGTCATcccggcgctggtgctggtcaTCAACCCCATCCTGCAATACACGCTCTttgagcagatgaagaatacggtggagaagaagaggaagattaCTCCTACCGTGGCCTTCGTGCTGGGAGCCTTGGGCAAGCTCTTTGCCACATCAGTGACATACCCCTACATCACTGTTAAGAGCCAGATGCACGTTGCTGCCCACTCTGATAAGAAAGAAGGCATGTCTCAGACTCTGAGGCGTGTTGTGAAGGATGAAGGGTACTCTGGCTTGTACAAAG GCATTGGCCCCAAGGTTACCCAGAGTGTCCTGACGGCGGCCTTCCTCTTTGCCTTCAAGGATGTTCTCTATGAGCAGATGGTGAGACTCAGGATGGGCCGCAAGAAGGCGTAA